In Pontiella desulfatans, one DNA window encodes the following:
- a CDS encoding TrkH family potassium uptake protein produces MNKRAVFHLVAYMTLVIGIAMVACAGISLAYREPLSVQLSLVYSGAIAIVCAGLVGFLTRGDINLSRRDGFGIVTFGWISATIFGALPYIFSGVIAHPVSAMFETMSGFTTTGASVMSDLEAIPRGIHFWRALTHWFGGMGVLVLCVAILPFLGVGGMQIYRAEMPGPSKDRLTPRIATTAKLLWGVYALLTFVEVLLLKFVGGMDWFDSFCHAFGTMATGGFSTRSASVGAYDSAIVDTIITVFMFLAGINFSLHYYALSGKPHRYFQDPEFRFYAIFLSCATLFITFNIWHADWGSLSRCFRDSAFTATSVITTTGFCTADFDQWPNASRLLLVVIMFIGGCAGSTGGGMKVVRVFIMFKKMVRELKLFMRPSAVIQMKLGGKPVEQEIISHIAAFFAIFMLIFAVGSFVMTFFTPNLETAATSVIATLGNIGPGLNAVGATQNYAAISPLGQGILTFFMLLGRLELYTVLILFLPSFWKK; encoded by the coding sequence ATGAATAAACGCGCCGTATTTCATCTTGTTGCCTACATGACGCTGGTAATCGGCATTGCGATGGTGGCCTGCGCCGGCATCTCCCTGGCCTACCGCGAACCGCTGTCCGTGCAGCTGAGCCTGGTCTATTCCGGCGCCATTGCCATCGTCTGCGCCGGCCTGGTTGGCTTCCTAACCCGCGGCGATATCAACCTCTCCCGCCGCGATGGTTTCGGCATCGTTACGTTCGGCTGGATTTCGGCGACCATCTTCGGGGCGCTGCCCTATATCTTTTCGGGTGTGATCGCCCATCCGGTTTCGGCCATGTTCGAAACCATGTCCGGCTTCACCACCACCGGGGCCTCGGTGATGAGCGACCTCGAGGCCATCCCGCGCGGCATCCATTTCTGGCGCGCGCTGACCCACTGGTTCGGGGGCATGGGCGTACTGGTGCTGTGCGTCGCCATCCTGCCGTTCCTTGGCGTGGGGGGCATGCAGATCTACCGCGCCGAAATGCCCGGCCCGTCGAAGGACCGCCTCACGCCGCGCATCGCCACAACGGCCAAGCTGCTATGGGGCGTTTACGCACTCTTGACCTTTGTCGAGGTGCTGTTGCTCAAGTTTGTTGGCGGGATGGACTGGTTCGACTCCTTTTGCCATGCCTTCGGCACCATGGCCACCGGCGGATTCTCCACCCGCTCCGCCAGTGTCGGTGCCTACGACAGCGCCATTGTCGACACGATCATTACCGTCTTCATGTTCCTGGCCGGCATCAACTTCTCGTTGCACTACTATGCGCTTTCCGGCAAGCCCCATCGCTATTTCCAGGATCCGGAGTTCCGCTTCTACGCCATCTTCCTTTCCTGCGCCACGCTCTTCATCACCTTCAACATTTGGCATGCCGACTGGGGCTCGCTCTCGCGCTGCTTCCGCGACTCCGCCTTCACCGCCACCTCCGTCATCACCACCACCGGTTTCTGCACGGCCGACTTCGACCAATGGCCCAACGCCTCGCGCTTGCTGTTGGTGGTCATTATGTTCATCGGCGGTTGTGCCGGATCGACCGGCGGCGGCATGAAGGTGGTTCGCGTATTCATCATGTTCAAGAAGATGGTGCGCGAACTGAAACTGTTCATGCGCCCGTCGGCCGTCATCCAGATGAAACTCGGCGGCAAGCCCGTCGAGCAGGAGATCATCTCCCACATCGCCGCCTTCTTCGCCATCTTCATGCTCATCTTCGCGGTCGGTTCGTTTGTGATGACCTTCTTCACGCCCAATCTCGAAACGGCGGCCACCTCCGTCATCGCCACCCTCGGCAACATTGGCCCGGGCCTCAACGCCGTCGGCGCCACCCAGAACTATGCCGCCATCTCGCCGCTCGGCCAGGGCATCCTCACCTTCTTCATGCTCCTCGGCCGCCTCGAACTCTACACCGTCCTCATCCTCTTCTTGCCCAGCTTCTGGAAGAAGTAA
- a CDS encoding pseudouridine synthase encodes MEKQRLSKIMAGRGMCSRREADRYIERGLVIVDGERVSELGMKVLPDADIELAEAAEKHRSAQATFLINKPIGYVSAQPEDGHRPASDLLDRPNQWSEDRSPRKFHHGQLRGLAPAGRLDIDSNGLLVLTQDGRVARRIIGEDSDVDKEYLVRVQGTLSDEGLKLLNHGLELDGKPLKPAKVTWQNEDQLRFILREGKKRQIRRMCELVDLKVVGLKRIRIGKVVLGNLPDGQWRYLGDNETF; translated from the coding sequence ATGGAAAAACAACGACTCTCAAAAATCATGGCTGGCCGCGGGATGTGTTCCCGGCGCGAGGCCGATCGCTATATCGAACGTGGACTCGTAATCGTTGATGGTGAGCGGGTTTCCGAGCTGGGCATGAAGGTTCTGCCGGATGCGGATATCGAATTGGCGGAGGCGGCTGAAAAGCATCGGTCGGCACAGGCCACCTTTCTGATCAATAAACCCATCGGTTATGTTTCCGCCCAACCGGAAGATGGCCATCGGCCTGCTTCGGATCTGCTGGATCGACCGAACCAATGGAGCGAGGATCGATCTCCCCGCAAGTTCCATCATGGCCAACTTCGCGGGCTGGCCCCCGCCGGGCGGCTCGACATCGACTCCAACGGACTGCTGGTGCTCACGCAGGATGGCCGCGTTGCCCGGCGGATCATTGGCGAGGATTCGGATGTCGATAAGGAATACCTCGTCCGCGTGCAAGGCACGCTTTCCGACGAAGGGCTCAAGCTGCTCAACCACGGACTCGAGCTCGACGGCAAGCCGCTCAAACCCGCCAAGGTAACCTGGCAGAACGAAGACCAGCTACGCTTTATCCTGCGCGAGGGCAAGAAACGCCAGATCCGCCGCATGTGCGAGCTCGTCGATCTCAAGGTGGTTGGCCTCAAGCGCATCCGCATTGGGAAGGTCGTTCTCGGAAACCTCCCCGATGGCCAGTGGCGCTACCTCGGCGACAACGAAACGTTCTAA
- a CDS encoding FAD-binding oxidoreductase yields MAVRILDVGEEHADYLHDESRRVGRAERIAFPETTEEVVEVLQVASENHWPVTVQGGRTGITGGCVPEGGLILNVSHMKAIGHLDGDRMTLQPGALLADIRSSIEGSGWFFPSDLTETTASIGGMVANNASGARSFKYGAVRNWIHALDVVLPSGEIVQVERGVHRANGRCFRLGAVGGRLQAHLRKCAWVKSAAGYYVEPDMDLVDLFIGAEGTLGVVTGITIQLLPKPEQLIGLTAFYASESEALRFVRFLREGGVAPPTAIEFFDSHALGLLRRMKAENPAFAGLPELAPEFHTAIYFEFECEVPDAVAEASASALECWFSEGEHEIVALKNFRHAIPESVNMIIAERKKTLPGLTKLGTDMSVPDERMEDVMQMYHEGLAEAGLDYVIFGHIGNNHVHVNILPRSKEEYERGRALYLDWAKQVVEWGGSVSAEHGIGKNKTDFLKLMVGQEGIRAMRELKRLFDPAGMLNPGNLFDG; encoded by the coding sequence ATGGCAGTCAGGATTCTAGACGTTGGTGAAGAGCATGCGGACTATCTGCACGATGAGTCGCGCAGGGTGGGGCGTGCCGAGAGGATCGCTTTTCCAGAAACAACGGAAGAGGTGGTCGAGGTCCTTCAGGTGGCTTCCGAAAACCATTGGCCGGTAACGGTACAGGGCGGGCGCACCGGCATCACCGGAGGGTGCGTTCCCGAAGGCGGACTGATCCTCAATGTGTCGCACATGAAGGCCATCGGACACCTCGATGGCGATCGCATGACCCTGCAACCCGGAGCCTTGCTGGCCGATATCCGCTCATCCATCGAAGGTTCGGGATGGTTTTTTCCCTCCGACCTCACCGAAACCACCGCCTCCATCGGCGGCATGGTGGCGAACAACGCCTCCGGCGCACGCTCGTTCAAATATGGCGCCGTGCGCAACTGGATCCATGCGCTGGACGTGGTGCTGCCCTCCGGTGAAATTGTTCAGGTTGAGCGCGGGGTTCATCGAGCCAATGGACGTTGCTTCCGGCTCGGCGCCGTGGGGGGCAGGCTCCAAGCACACTTGCGCAAGTGTGCTTGGGTGAAGAGTGCCGCAGGGTATTACGTCGAACCGGACATGGATCTGGTCGATCTTTTCATTGGGGCGGAGGGGACGCTGGGCGTTGTGACCGGCATCACCATCCAGCTGTTGCCGAAGCCGGAGCAACTGATTGGGTTGACCGCATTTTATGCAAGTGAAAGCGAGGCGCTTCGGTTTGTCCGATTCCTGCGGGAGGGGGGCGTGGCCCCGCCAACGGCCATTGAATTCTTCGATTCGCACGCCTTGGGCCTTCTGCGGCGGATGAAAGCCGAAAACCCGGCGTTTGCCGGCCTGCCGGAATTGGCGCCCGAATTCCACACGGCGATCTATTTCGAATTCGAATGCGAGGTGCCGGATGCGGTGGCCGAGGCGTCCGCCTCGGCGCTCGAGTGCTGGTTTTCGGAAGGGGAGCATGAGATTGTAGCGCTTAAGAATTTCCGCCATGCAATCCCTGAGTCGGTCAATATGATCATTGCGGAGCGCAAGAAAACCCTTCCGGGGCTGACCAAGCTCGGTACCGACATGTCGGTGCCGGACGAGCGGATGGAGGACGTGATGCAGATGTATCATGAAGGCCTGGCCGAAGCCGGGCTGGACTATGTGATCTTCGGCCACATCGGCAACAACCACGTGCACGTCAACATCCTGCCGCGCAGCAAGGAGGAGTATGAACGGGGCCGGGCGCTCTATCTCGACTGGGCGAAACAGGTGGTCGAATGGGGCGGCTCCGTCTCCGCCGAGCATGGCATCGGAAAAAACAAAACCGATTTCCTGAAACTCATGGTGGGCCAAGAGGGCATCCGGGCCATGCGGGAGTTGAAGCGGTTGTTCGATCCCGCCGGGATGCTCAATCCGGGTAACCTATTTGATGGTTAA
- a CDS encoding HAD family hydrolase, with translation MKTFLFDIGHVLVDFDFDQLFSILSEQSGESRFSFSEEDEAQRDAVERGLISDEEWVAYLNRAKGFDWSLDDLVGIWRDLFTVNETGYGLFRKAIGSGVQVYTLSNIAQHHMDAIEANWNGFFNGATGLFLSYEVGARKPNPDIYRHALDALGVSGADCFFLDDLPENVEAARSLGINAHRFIPANHGAVLREAAAFFDWS, from the coding sequence ATGAAAACATTTCTATTCGATATTGGGCACGTGCTGGTGGATTTTGATTTCGACCAGCTGTTTTCGATTCTGTCCGAGCAATCCGGAGAGTCGCGGTTTTCCTTTTCGGAGGAAGACGAGGCGCAGCGCGATGCCGTGGAGCGGGGCCTGATTTCCGACGAGGAGTGGGTGGCCTATTTGAACCGCGCCAAAGGGTTCGATTGGTCGCTGGACGATCTGGTTGGGATTTGGCGCGACCTGTTCACGGTGAACGAGACCGGCTACGGATTGTTCAGGAAAGCCATCGGTTCCGGCGTGCAGGTTTATACGTTAAGCAACATCGCCCAGCACCACATGGATGCCATCGAGGCCAACTGGAATGGATTCTTCAACGGGGCGACCGGCTTGTTTTTGTCGTACGAGGTTGGTGCGCGCAAACCGAATCCCGACATCTACCGCCATGCGCTCGATGCGCTCGGCGTGTCCGGTGCGGATTGTTTCTTTCTCGACGATCTGCCGGAAAACGTCGAGGCCGCCCGTTCGCTCGGCATCAATGCGCACCGGTTCATTCCGGCGAACCACGGGGCGGTCCTGCGGGAGGCTGCGGCGTTTTTCGATTGGAGCTAG
- a CDS encoding ThuA domain-containing protein — protein MNVKKLFASAVALSCGLVAMAADSHPVNVLIVDGFSNHDWEHTTRSLQTVLASSGGFLVEVSTFPEAGADDWNPTFSGYDVVIQNCNDIKSKTQWPRRVEQALEAYVSNGGGLYVFHSANNAFPGWEEYNRMIGLGWRGKDFGWAITVDDDATVVRVPPGAGEKTSHGKRVDALVTRLGEHPIHAGLPRQWISADIEIYRYARGPAENLTVLSYAKDEKTGTNFPVEWTVGYGKGRVYSSTLGHVWHDQSQPEGMRCAAHQTLIPRIVQWLAGNDVESTVAIDFPRPEANSLRPYPQAKPSKEM, from the coding sequence ATGAATGTGAAAAAGCTTTTTGCCTCTGCGGTGGCGCTGTCGTGCGGTCTGGTGGCCATGGCGGCTGATTCCCATCCGGTCAACGTGCTGATTGTCGATGGCTTCAGCAATCATGATTGGGAGCACACAACGCGCTCCCTCCAAACGGTGCTCGCCTCTTCGGGTGGTTTCCTGGTCGAGGTGTCGACGTTTCCGGAAGCGGGCGCCGACGATTGGAACCCGACGTTTTCCGGCTATGATGTGGTCATTCAGAATTGCAACGACATCAAATCAAAAACCCAGTGGCCCCGCCGGGTGGAGCAGGCGTTGGAAGCGTATGTCTCGAACGGCGGCGGACTCTATGTTTTCCATTCCGCCAACAACGCATTTCCTGGTTGGGAGGAATACAACCGAATGATCGGGCTCGGTTGGCGCGGCAAGGATTTTGGCTGGGCCATCACGGTGGACGATGACGCAACGGTGGTTCGCGTTCCGCCGGGCGCAGGCGAAAAGACCAGCCATGGAAAGCGCGTCGATGCACTCGTGACGCGGTTGGGGGAACATCCCATTCATGCGGGACTGCCGCGCCAGTGGATTTCCGCCGACATTGAAATCTACCGCTACGCACGTGGCCCCGCCGAAAACCTGACGGTGCTTTCCTATGCGAAGGACGAAAAAACCGGAACCAACTTTCCGGTTGAGTGGACGGTTGGTTATGGAAAGGGCCGCGTCTACAGCTCCACGCTCGGCCATGTTTGGCACGACCAGTCCCAGCCCGAAGGCATGCGCTGCGCCGCCCACCAGACCCTCATTCCGCGCATTGTCCAATGGCTTGCCGGAAACGACGTCGAGTCAACGGTGGCCATCGATTTCCCTCGCCCCGAAGCCAACAGCCTTCGCCCGTATCCGCAGGCGAAACCATCCAAGGAGATGTGA